From Candidatus Eisenbacteria bacterium, the proteins below share one genomic window:
- a CDS encoding type II secretion system F family protein, translated as MPTYRWQGVSPKGETLKGEMEATSREAVIIRLRTQRIQPVPSKIKEKGKGLDRELALPNFGAPVKAQDIVIFTRQFATMINAGLPIFQCLQILSTQSESKVFRKVISEIKDDVESGSTLADATRKHPKVFPDLYTSLVQAGEIGGILDTILQRLASYLEKAADLKRKIKGAMIYPACIVTAAILVTAVLLIWVIPVFADVFKSFGAQLPAPTQFVINLSNFMVANVYYLAFVPVAAVFAFRAAYRTEQGNMVIDRLLLKAPVFGQLLRKSSVARVTRTLSTLVSSGVPILDALSITARTAGNKVIEKAIAEARQSIASGHTIADPLIASKVFPPMVCQMISVGETTGALDAMLGKIADFYDAEVDQAVANLMSMLEPLVIVFLGVVIGGLVISMYLPIFNLGAVIQ; from the coding sequence ATGCCGACCTATCGCTGGCAGGGCGTGTCGCCCAAGGGCGAGACGCTCAAGGGCGAGATGGAGGCGACGAGCCGCGAGGCCGTCATCATCCGTCTGCGCACGCAGCGCATTCAGCCGGTCCCGTCGAAGATCAAGGAGAAGGGCAAAGGGCTCGACAGGGAGCTCGCGCTTCCGAACTTCGGCGCACCGGTCAAGGCCCAGGACATCGTGATCTTCACGCGGCAGTTCGCGACCATGATCAACGCGGGCTTGCCGATCTTCCAGTGCCTGCAGATCCTCTCGACCCAGAGCGAGTCGAAGGTCTTCCGCAAGGTGATCTCGGAGATCAAGGACGACGTCGAGTCGGGCAGCACGCTCGCCGACGCGACCCGCAAGCACCCGAAGGTCTTCCCCGACCTCTACACGAGCCTCGTCCAGGCCGGTGAGATCGGCGGTATTCTCGACACGATCCTGCAGCGCCTCGCGAGCTACCTGGAGAAGGCCGCCGACCTCAAGCGCAAGATCAAGGGCGCGATGATCTATCCCGCGTGCATCGTCACCGCCGCGATCCTCGTCACGGCCGTGCTCCTCATCTGGGTGATCCCGGTCTTCGCCGACGTGTTCAAGAGCTTCGGCGCCCAGCTTCCGGCGCCCACGCAGTTCGTCATCAACCTCTCGAACTTCATGGTCGCCAACGTCTACTACCTGGCGTTCGTACCGGTGGCGGCGGTCTTCGCATTCCGCGCGGCGTATCGCACGGAGCAAGGGAACATGGTGATCGACAGGCTCCTGCTCAAGGCACCTGTCTTCGGGCAGCTCCTCCGGAAGTCGTCGGTGGCGCGCGTGACTCGCACCCTCTCGACCCTCGTTTCGTCCGGCGTGCCGATCCTCGATGCGCTCAGCATCACGGCCCGCACGGCAGGAAACAAGGTGATCGAGAAGGCGATTGCCGAGGCGCGGCAGAGCATCGCGAGCGGCCACACGATCGCCGACCCGCTCATCGCCAGCAAGGTGTTCCCACCGATGGTCTGCCAGATGATCTCGGTCGGTGAGACCACGGGCGCGCTCGATGCGATGCTCGGCAAGATCGCCGACTTCTACGACGCCGAGGTCGATCAGGCCGTGGCAAACCTCATGTCGATGCTCGAGCCGCTGGTGATCGTCTTCCTCGGCGTCGTCATCGGTGGCCTCGTCATCTCCATGTACCTGCCGATCTTCAACCTGGGAGCGGTAATTCAGTGA
- a CDS encoding type IV pilus twitching motility protein PilT, whose translation MPSIEAFLREMVERGASDLHLTTSSPPMIRLHGELQAIAHPPLTASDTKNLAYSLLTEGQKKRFEEEAELDFSFGIKGVARFRGNLFNQKGSIGGAFRTIPHQTPQLHQLGLPPATIEMTKLPRGLVLVTGPTGSGKSTTLAAMIDKINRERHEHIVSVEDPIEFVHEHKGCLVNQREVFADTHSFAQALKHVLRQDPDIVLIGEMRDLETIEASLVVAETGHLVFSTLHTNCAVQTINRVIDVFPPHQQAQVRAQLSLVLQAVISQQLIPRKDGKGRCLAAEVMIPNPAIRNLIREEKVHQLYSQMQVGQSKFGMQTMSQSLVALVQQNLISVDEALGHATELEELRQMLGISRTQTTTPQQPAARAAGR comes from the coding sequence ATGCCGTCCATCGAAGCCTTCCTGCGTGAAATGGTCGAGCGCGGTGCGTCCGACCTCCATTTGACCACCTCGAGCCCGCCGATGATCCGCCTCCACGGCGAGCTGCAGGCGATCGCGCATCCGCCGCTGACGGCGAGCGATACCAAGAACCTCGCCTACAGCCTGCTGACCGAAGGGCAGAAGAAGCGCTTCGAGGAAGAGGCCGAGCTCGACTTCTCGTTCGGGATCAAGGGCGTAGCCCGCTTCAGAGGCAACCTCTTCAACCAGAAGGGGTCCATCGGCGGGGCGTTCCGTACGATTCCCCATCAGACGCCACAGCTTCATCAGCTGGGTCTGCCGCCCGCGACCATCGAGATGACGAAGCTGCCGCGCGGCCTCGTGCTGGTCACGGGGCCCACCGGCAGCGGCAAGTCGACCACGCTCGCGGCCATGATCGACAAGATCAACCGTGAGCGACACGAGCACATCGTCTCGGTCGAGGACCCGATCGAGTTCGTCCACGAGCACAAGGGCTGCCTCGTGAACCAACGCGAGGTCTTCGCCGACACCCACAGCTTCGCGCAGGCGCTCAAGCACGTGCTGCGGCAAGACCCCGACATCGTGCTGATCGGCGAAATGCGCGACCTCGAGACGATCGAAGCCTCGCTGGTCGTCGCCGAGACCGGTCACCTGGTCTTCTCGACGCTGCACACGAACTGCGCCGTGCAGACCATCAACCGCGTCATCGACGTCTTCCCGCCCCACCAGCAGGCGCAGGTCCGCGCGCAGCTCTCGCTGGTCCTGCAGGCCGTGATCTCGCAGCAGCTGATCCCCCGCAAAGACGGGAAGGGCCGCTGCCTCGCCGCCGAAGTGATGATCCCGAACCCCGCCATCCGCAACCTCATCCGCGAAGAGAAGGTCCACCAGCTCTACTCGCAGATGCAGGTCGGGCAGTCGAAGTTCGGGATGCAGACCATGAGCCAGTCGCTGGTCGCGCTCGTGCAGCAGAACCTGATCTCCGTCGACGAGGCGCTCGGCCACGCGACGGAGCTCGAAGAGCTGCGCCAGATGCTCGGAATCAGTCGGACCCAGACGACGACACCCCAGCAGCCCGCAGCCCGGGCAGCCGGTCGCTAG
- the pilB gene encoding type IV-A pilus assembly ATPase PilB encodes MMASRLGDLLQRRGDLSAEQLAHALVAQREHSGALATHLIKLGFISEEDLLAILEREYRLPVVDPASLEIPKEVLALVPQALVGKHHLIPTSLSRNTLTLVMADPSNLVAINEVKFLTGFDVKIAVASPAAIQAAIERHYNSDANFDDVLSQLGNENVEVVQDEDDVDLGELEKATEEAPVVKLVNAILTDAIRKRASDIHIEPYEKALRVRFRVDGMLYEMMQPPLRLKNAITSRIKVMAQLDIAERRLPQDGRIKMKLTGNKEMDYRVSVLPTMFGEKVVLRLLDKSNLQLDMTKLGFEEENLRHFKEAIYKPFGMVLVTGPTGSGKTTTLYSALAELNKVANNISTAEDPIEFNLAGINQVQMHDDIGLNFAAALRAFLRQDPDIIMVGEIRDFETAEIGVKAALTGHLVLSTLHTNDAPSTINRLLNMGIEPFLVASSVNLILAQRLARVICSHCKEDEPVPVETLRKIGWTGEPFVPQHGTGCVNCGGTGFRGRIALYEVMPIGDALREQILAGGTAIDLKRVAVAQGMASLRQSGLVHVARGTTTIEEVLRVTMAD; translated from the coding sequence CTGATGGCGTCCCGGCTCGGCGATCTGCTTCAGCGGCGCGGGGACCTCTCGGCGGAGCAGCTCGCGCACGCGCTCGTCGCCCAGCGCGAGCACTCGGGCGCGCTCGCGACCCACCTCATCAAGCTCGGGTTCATCTCCGAGGAGGACCTGCTCGCGATCCTCGAGCGCGAGTATCGCCTTCCGGTCGTCGATCCGGCTTCGCTGGAGATCCCGAAGGAGGTCCTCGCCCTCGTTCCGCAGGCGCTCGTCGGCAAGCACCACCTGATTCCGACGAGCCTCTCGCGGAACACGTTGACGCTCGTCATGGCCGACCCGTCGAATCTCGTCGCCATCAACGAGGTCAAGTTCCTCACCGGCTTCGACGTGAAGATCGCCGTCGCATCGCCGGCAGCCATCCAGGCAGCGATCGAGCGGCACTACAACAGCGACGCCAACTTCGACGACGTGCTCTCGCAGCTCGGCAACGAGAACGTCGAGGTCGTGCAGGACGAGGACGACGTCGACCTCGGCGAGCTCGAGAAGGCCACCGAGGAAGCCCCGGTCGTCAAGCTCGTCAACGCCATCCTCACCGACGCCATCCGCAAGCGGGCGAGCGACATCCACATCGAGCCGTACGAGAAGGCGCTCCGCGTCCGGTTCCGCGTCGACGGCATGCTCTACGAAATGATGCAGCCGCCGCTGCGGCTCAAGAACGCCATCACGTCACGCATCAAGGTGATGGCGCAGCTCGACATCGCCGAGCGCCGTCTGCCCCAGGACGGCCGCATCAAGATGAAGCTCACCGGCAACAAGGAGATGGACTACCGCGTGTCCGTTCTGCCGACGATGTTCGGCGAGAAGGTCGTGCTCCGGCTCCTCGACAAGTCGAACCTGCAGCTCGACATGACGAAGCTCGGGTTCGAGGAGGAAAACCTCCGCCACTTCAAGGAGGCGATCTACAAGCCGTTCGGCATGGTGCTCGTCACGGGTCCCACCGGCAGCGGCAAGACGACGACCCTCTACTCGGCCCTGGCCGAGCTGAACAAGGTGGCGAACAACATCTCGACTGCCGAGGACCCGATCGAGTTCAACCTGGCCGGCATCAACCAGGTGCAGATGCACGACGACATCGGGCTCAACTTCGCGGCCGCCCTGCGCGCCTTCCTGCGGCAGGACCCGGACATCATCATGGTGGGTGAGATCCGTGACTTCGAGACGGCCGAGATCGGCGTCAAGGCGGCGCTCACCGGCCACCTCGTGCTCTCGACGCTGCACACGAACGACGCGCCGTCGACGATCAACCGGCTCCTCAACATGGGCATCGAGCCGTTCCTCGTCGCCAGCTCCGTGAACCTGATCCTCGCCCAGCGGCTGGCGCGCGTCATCTGCTCGCACTGCAAGGAGGACGAACCGGTTCCGGTCGAGACCCTGCGCAAGATCGGGTGGACCGGCGAGCCCTTCGTTCCCCAGCACGGCACCGGGTGCGTCAACTGCGGCGGGACCGGCTTCCGCGGGCGCATCGCGCTCTACGAGGTGATGCCGATCGGGGACGCCCTGCGCGAGCAGATCCTCGCCGGCGGCACGGCCATCGACTTGAAGCGCGTGGCCGTCGCCCAAGGCATGGCGAGCCTCCGCCAGTCCGGCCTGGTCCACGTCGCACGCGGCACGACGACCATCGAGGAAGTCCTCCGCGTGACGATGGCCGACTGA
- the aroE gene encoding shikimate dehydrogenase produces the protein MRGEARLFGVLGDPVEHSLSPAMHNSAFAARGMRHLYLRYQVPLEALPEALDEARTLDMGGLNLTVPLKEAALPLVDEVTAEAERIGAVNTIVHRDGRLVGDNTDARGFLRAIMSRVRLERAQVVVIGAGGSARAVGTALASAGCDRVTIANRTVSRAQELAERLSALGGARVAATGLDALEAADVLAGASLVVNTTSTGLSAEGIVIRHTMTPRHCLFMDLVYGAEPTPFLRAATRARRPALDGTGMLLHQGALAFEAWTGEPAPLDAMRRALGQAGLPVADAKPSAGRGGN, from the coding sequence ATGCGTGGAGAGGCGCGGTTGTTCGGAGTGCTGGGAGATCCGGTGGAGCATTCGCTCTCGCCGGCCATGCACAACTCGGCCTTCGCGGCGCGTGGGATGCGCCACCTCTATCTGCGCTACCAGGTCCCGCTGGAGGCGTTGCCCGAGGCGCTGGACGAGGCCCGCACGCTCGACATGGGCGGCCTCAACCTGACGGTCCCGCTGAAGGAAGCCGCGCTGCCCCTCGTGGACGAGGTCACGGCCGAAGCCGAGCGCATCGGGGCCGTGAACACGATCGTACACCGCGACGGGCGCCTCGTGGGCGACAATACCGATGCGCGCGGATTCTTGCGCGCCATCATGAGCCGGGTCCGCCTCGAGCGCGCCCAGGTGGTGGTGATCGGCGCAGGGGGAAGCGCCCGAGCGGTCGGCACGGCGCTTGCGAGCGCTGGCTGCGATCGCGTGACCATCGCCAACCGCACCGTATCGCGAGCCCAGGAGCTCGCCGAGCGTCTCTCGGCCCTCGGCGGCGCGCGCGTCGCCGCCACCGGGCTCGACGCGCTCGAGGCCGCCGACGTGCTCGCCGGCGCGAGCCTCGTCGTGAACACGACGAGCACCGGCCTTTCGGCCGAAGGCATTGTGATCCGCCATACGATGACGCCCCGACATTGCCTCTTCATGGACCTCGTCTACGGGGCCGAGCCGACGCCGTTCCTGCGCGCGGCCACGCGCGCGCGGCGCCCCGCCCTCGACGGCACCGGCATGCTGCTGCACCAGGGCGCCCTCGCCTTCGAAGCCTGGACGGGGGAACCCGCGCCGCTCGACGCCATGCGCCGCGCCCTCGGACAGGCCGGCCTTCCGGTCGCCGACGCCAAGCCGTCGGCCGGACGGGGAGGGAACTGA
- the ppdK gene encoding pyruvate, phosphate dikinase encodes MAKTRTKATAKRSARKPVAAKGRRYVYSFGGGGADGRAEMKDLLGGKGANLAEMARMRLPVPAGFTISTEVCTYYYANGRRYPAVLRAQVETALKKVEKALGKTFGDPENPLLVSVRSGARASMPGMMDTILNLGLNDLTVQGLIRDTGNERFAYDSYRRFVQMYGDVVLDLKPRTKTEEDPFEVALHEKKRARGVTLDTDLTADDLRELVQEFKALIKMRKGVLFPEDPHEQLWGAIGAVFGSWNNERAIIYRKLNDIPESWGTAVNVQSMVFGNMGADSGTGVAFTRDPASGENVFYGEYLMNAQGEDVVAGIRTPLPIAQLGKENPRIHGQLMQVRRTLERHYRDVMDIEFTIQQGTLYMLQCRVGKRTAVAAAKIAVDMVHEKLIAPKTALLRVDPERLNELLRPVFDLSAKREAGARLLAKGLNAGPGAASGRIAFHAEDAEEMAKRGDRVILVRNETSPEDIRGMAAAGGILTARGGMTSHAALVGRQMGKVCVVGCGVLVINYERGEMRIDGRSEVLHQGDPISIDGFTGEVFSGEIPTRPSEIVQVLVDKTLEPSKAPVYKIYAQLMKWADQVRRLGIRANADLPEQCEHAVAFGAEGVGLTRTEHMFFGEGKIEPMREMILAETAEERRRALAKLLPLQRADFEGIFRVLAGRPVTIRLIDPPLHEFLPHDAEGQAQIAADMNVPVERIHNRVEQLHEFNPMLGFRGCRLGIIYPEITEMQARAIFEAASNVKREGIPVEPEVMIPLVGHVKELKLQAEIVRRVAAEVLKETGAKFRYLVGTMIEVPRGALTADAIAAEADFFSFGTNDLTQTTLGVSRDDAARFLTPYVADLEIYSRDPFESIDQDGVGALMRTAVERGRKTKPALKLGICGEHGGDPASVRFCDTVGLSYVSCSPFRVPIARLAAAQARLTR; translated from the coding sequence ATGGCGAAGACGCGCACCAAGGCCACGGCGAAGCGATCGGCTCGCAAGCCCGTCGCCGCGAAGGGCCGGCGGTACGTCTACTCGTTCGGCGGCGGCGGTGCCGACGGACGCGCCGAGATGAAGGATCTCCTCGGCGGCAAGGGCGCGAACCTCGCGGAGATGGCCCGCATGCGCCTCCCGGTTCCTGCGGGGTTCACGATCTCGACCGAGGTCTGCACCTACTACTACGCGAACGGCCGGCGCTACCCCGCGGTCCTGCGCGCACAGGTCGAGACCGCCCTCAAGAAGGTGGAGAAGGCGCTCGGCAAGACCTTCGGCGATCCCGAGAATCCCCTGCTGGTGTCGGTGCGGTCGGGCGCTCGCGCGTCGATGCCGGGGATGATGGACACGATCCTCAACCTCGGCCTGAACGACCTGACCGTGCAGGGTCTCATCCGCGACACGGGCAACGAGCGCTTCGCGTACGACTCTTACCGGCGCTTCGTGCAGATGTACGGCGACGTCGTCCTCGACCTCAAGCCGCGCACCAAGACCGAGGAGGATCCGTTCGAGGTCGCGCTCCACGAGAAGAAGCGCGCGCGCGGCGTGACGCTCGACACCGACCTCACGGCCGACGACCTCCGCGAGCTCGTGCAGGAGTTCAAGGCGCTCATCAAGATGCGCAAGGGTGTCCTCTTCCCCGAGGATCCCCACGAGCAGCTCTGGGGCGCCATCGGCGCGGTGTTCGGCTCGTGGAACAACGAGCGCGCCATCATCTACCGCAAGCTGAACGACATCCCCGAGAGCTGGGGCACCGCGGTGAACGTCCAGTCGATGGTGTTCGGCAACATGGGCGCCGACTCCGGTACGGGCGTCGCGTTCACGCGTGATCCCGCCTCGGGCGAGAACGTCTTCTACGGCGAGTACCTGATGAACGCCCAGGGCGAGGACGTCGTCGCGGGCATCCGCACGCCGCTGCCGATCGCGCAGCTCGGCAAGGAGAACCCGAGGATCCACGGGCAGCTCATGCAGGTCCGCCGCACGCTCGAGCGCCACTACCGCGACGTCATGGACATCGAGTTCACGATCCAGCAGGGCACGCTCTACATGTTGCAGTGCCGGGTCGGGAAGCGAACCGCCGTCGCGGCCGCGAAGATCGCCGTCGACATGGTGCACGAGAAGCTGATCGCGCCGAAGACCGCCCTCCTGCGGGTCGATCCCGAGCGGCTGAACGAGCTGCTGCGCCCCGTCTTCGATCTGTCGGCGAAGCGCGAGGCCGGGGCCCGCCTGCTCGCCAAGGGACTCAACGCGGGACCCGGCGCGGCGAGTGGCAGGATCGCGTTCCACGCCGAGGACGCGGAGGAGATGGCCAAGCGCGGCGACCGCGTGATCCTGGTCCGCAACGAGACCTCGCCCGAGGACATCCGTGGCATGGCCGCGGCCGGGGGCATCCTCACCGCGCGCGGCGGCATGACGAGCCACGCGGCGCTCGTCGGCCGGCAGATGGGCAAGGTGTGCGTCGTCGGCTGCGGCGTGCTCGTCATCAACTACGAGCGCGGCGAGATGCGCATCGACGGACGGAGCGAGGTGCTCCACCAGGGCGATCCCATCTCGATCGACGGGTTCACCGGCGAGGTGTTCTCGGGCGAGATCCCCACGCGTCCGTCGGAGATCGTGCAGGTCCTGGTCGACAAGACGCTCGAGCCGTCGAAGGCGCCCGTCTACAAGATCTACGCGCAGCTCATGAAGTGGGCCGACCAGGTGCGTCGTCTCGGCATTCGCGCCAACGCCGATCTTCCCGAGCAGTGCGAGCACGCCGTCGCGTTCGGCGCCGAGGGCGTCGGCCTCACGCGCACCGAGCACATGTTCTTCGGCGAGGGCAAGATCGAGCCGATGCGCGAGATGATCCTGGCCGAGACCGCCGAGGAGCGCCGTCGCGCCCTGGCGAAGCTCCTGCCGCTCCAGCGTGCCGACTTCGAGGGCATCTTCCGCGTGCTCGCGGGGCGTCCCGTCACGATCCGGCTGATCGACCCGCCGCTGCACGAGTTCCTGCCGCACGATGCCGAGGGCCAGGCCCAGATCGCGGCCGACATGAACGTGCCGGTCGAGCGGATCCACAACCGCGTCGAGCAACTGCACGAGTTCAACCCCATGCTCGGCTTCCGCGGCTGCCGGCTCGGCATCATCTATCCGGAGATCACCGAGATGCAGGCGCGGGCGATCTTCGAAGCGGCGTCGAACGTGAAGCGCGAGGGCATTCCCGTCGAGCCCGAGGTCATGATCCCGCTGGTCGGGCACGTGAAGGAGCTGAAGCTGCAAGCCGAGATCGTCCGGCGCGTCGCGGCCGAGGTCCTGAAGGAGACCGGCGCCAAGTTCCGGTACCTGGTCGGCACCATGATCGAGGTGCCGCGCGGCGCCCTCACGGCCGATGCGATCGCCGCCGAGGCCGACTTCTTCTCGTTCGGCACCAACGACCTCACGCAGACGACGCTCGGGGTCTCGCGCGACGACGCGGCCAGATTCCTGACACCCTACGTCGCCGACCTCGAGATATATTCGCGCGATCCGTTCGAATCGATCGACCAGGACGGCGTGGGCGCGCTCATGCGCACCGCGGTCGAACGGGGCCGCAAGACGAAGCCCGCCTTGAAGCTCGGCATCTGCGGCGAGCATGGGGGTGATCCCGCCTCTGTCCGGTTCTGTGACACGGTCGGGTTGAGCTACGTGTCGTGCTCGCCGTTCCGCGTTCCGATCGCCCGACTGGCGGCTGCGCAGGCGCGGCTCACTAGGTAA
- the recO gene encoding DNA repair protein RecO, which translates to MSVEIASPAYVLRTRPYGELDVIATLLTQGHGKITGIAKGAKHSRRRFGGTLQPFVNVRAVFQQRPHADLVFLVRCELLAPLRSFSQDVDRFAAGSYVIDVTDRMTVGRESGHDVYGLLHETLALLDGGVAIEPVLRAFELHLLAASGYEPALDRCRGCSADLGRGDGAFLVVERGGLACRRCVPPGEIVRPLAPATARLLARLATRPIGEAATAGPIPAEARSVAEQMLASVTSGPVRSRAFLMRSRVDSTPRVR; encoded by the coding sequence GTGTCAGTCGAGATCGCGAGCCCGGCCTACGTGCTACGAACCCGCCCGTATGGGGAGCTCGACGTCATCGCGACGCTGCTGACCCAGGGCCACGGCAAGATCACCGGCATCGCGAAGGGCGCCAAGCATTCGCGCCGGCGCTTCGGCGGCACCCTGCAGCCGTTCGTCAACGTCCGGGCCGTCTTCCAACAGCGCCCGCACGCCGATCTCGTCTTCCTGGTGCGGTGCGAGCTGCTGGCGCCGCTGCGCAGCTTCTCGCAGGACGTCGATCGGTTCGCCGCCGGCAGCTACGTCATCGACGTCACCGACCGCATGACCGTCGGGCGCGAGTCGGGCCACGACGTCTACGGACTCCTGCACGAGACGCTCGCGCTGCTCGACGGCGGCGTGGCGATCGAGCCCGTGCTGCGGGCGTTCGAGCTCCATCTGCTGGCGGCCAGTGGGTACGAGCCCGCGCTCGACCGCTGCCGGGGCTGCAGCGCGGATCTCGGTCGCGGCGACGGCGCCTTCCTCGTCGTCGAGCGGGGCGGGCTCGCGTGCCGGCGCTGCGTCCCGCCGGGCGAGATCGTGCGACCGCTCGCGCCGGCGACGGCGCGCCTGCTCGCGCGTCTCGCGACGCGGCCGATCGGCGAGGCCGCGACCGCCGGACCGATCCCGGCCGAAGCGCGTTCGGTCGCCGAGCAGATGCTCGCCAGCGTCACGTCGGGACCCGTTCGCTCGCGCGCGTTTCTCATGCGCTCGCGCGTTGATTCCACACCTCGCGTCCGCTAG
- the grpE gene encoding nucleotide exchange factor GrpE codes for MDEDDILRRQATPSGAAGRDATAERVAELEAELAAAREEARQNHDRWVRERADLENQRKRAARERQDATRFGTEALMRDLLPVVDNLERAIEAAGGADAAGSLRQGVQLVLKALLDALQRHGVERLTAEGAPFDPTQHEAVAHVESATHPAGQILQQHQAGYRLHDRLLRPALVTVSKGTPGSLNLANDGGGD; via the coding sequence ATGGACGAAGACGACATCCTACGGCGCCAAGCGACGCCCTCCGGCGCCGCGGGTCGCGACGCCACGGCCGAGCGGGTGGCGGAGCTCGAAGCCGAGCTCGCGGCCGCCCGGGAAGAGGCACGACAGAACCACGATCGCTGGGTGCGCGAGCGCGCCGACCTGGAGAACCAGAGGAAGCGGGCGGCGCGCGAGCGCCAGGACGCCACGCGGTTCGGGACCGAGGCCCTCATGCGGGACCTGCTGCCGGTCGTCGACAACCTCGAGCGGGCGATCGAGGCCGCCGGGGGTGCCGATGCCGCCGGCTCCCTCCGCCAAGGCGTCCAGCTGGTCCTCAAGGCGCTGTTGGACGCCCTGCAGCGTCACGGGGTCGAGCGCCTGACGGCCGAGGGCGCGCCCTTCGACCCGACCCAGCACGAGGCCGTCGCCCACGTCGAGAGCGCCACGCACCCCGCCGGCCAGATCCTCCAGCAGCATCAGGCCGGATATCGCCTGCACGATCGGCTGCTTAGGCCGGCGCTCGTGACCGTCTCGAAAGGCACGCCCGGGTCGTTGAACCTTGCCAACGACGGGGGCGGTGATTAA